A genome region from Verrucomicrobiales bacterium includes the following:
- the istB gene encoding IS21-like element helper ATPase IstB, which yields MNQHLAQYARQLRLSGLLASLELRLQEARTHQLPHEQFLELIFQDEINVRQQRLIEKRKRDAGFRDANKTLEDFDWAFNPSIKRQPIIELATTQFIREHRDVFLIGPPGLGKSHLAQAIGYQAIKAGFQVIYTSIFDLVRELQAEASPAELDRKLTGYLKPDLLIIDDMGLKVLPPKAGEILMEVIMRRYEVRSTLMTSNRPIEEWGKLLNDVPAASAILDRLLHHAEIIEVSGRSYRLHQAAHKENKNSGLAAEKKK from the coding sequence ATGAACCAACACCTTGCTCAATACGCCCGCCAACTCCGACTATCGGGACTTTTGGCCAGTCTCGAACTGCGTCTCCAAGAGGCCCGAACCCATCAACTTCCTCACGAACAGTTCCTCGAACTGATCTTCCAAGACGAGATCAATGTGCGCCAGCAGCGCTTGATTGAGAAGCGCAAGCGCGATGCCGGCTTCCGTGATGCTAACAAAACCCTCGAAGACTTTGACTGGGCGTTTAATCCGTCCATTAAACGCCAACCCATTATCGAACTGGCTACCACTCAGTTCATCCGTGAGCACCGCGACGTTTTCCTTATTGGGCCGCCGGGGTTGGGCAAGAGCCACCTGGCTCAGGCCATTGGCTACCAAGCCATCAAGGCGGGCTTTCAGGTGATTTACACCTCCATCTTCGATCTGGTTCGTGAACTCCAAGCCGAGGCCTCTCCGGCTGAATTGGATCGCAAGCTCACCGGCTATCTCAAACCCGACCTGCTCATTATCGACGATATGGGACTGAAAGTGCTGCCACCCAAAGCCGGTGAGATCTTGATGGAGGTGATCATGCGCCGCTACGAAGTTCGCTCCACTTTGATGACTTCCAACCGGCCCATCGAAGAGTGGGGCAAGCTGCTCAACGACGTTCCTGCGGCCAGCGCGATCCTTGATCGACTGCTTCACCATGCCGAGATCATCGAGGTCTCCGGTCGCAGTTACCGCCTTCACCAAGCCGCTCACAAAGAGAACAAGAACAGCGGCCTGGCGGCCGAGAAGAAGAAGTGA